Proteins encoded by one window of Candidatus Babeliales bacterium:
- a CDS encoding EndoU domain-containing protein, protein PKEIPIPGPCVTGIGDNLGEHPDKKFDPSPKADDLLKEWECGTNVGQDIETRPCGFSSRGWAAILEDILKKLPKVDDKSQEPCEECAESEKDVDKAVEDSESKEDSEFNDEPLPETEEQVEADSQAIVSDELIIADESKLTVDSEDVVITIDLAAIDHAESKQSFVLDKEHVKTLSEADAELKIILDKVKQHCKQKQNNVCKEHGKRSAGGKHAYRPKELEEVILSPEEIEKLVKVFDGTLSLPIEIGEGVHIWVDYEHIFNPVLKIGCKDNVIAPAGFHHDHLGEIQKSGLIESIVIQRGEHGVYKIRWSYAGGETKDSTLFPDHWTRAQVIQKIEEALRNVVHKKRKGKKWEIIGETSEGVSITIIIEMCKTQSEKLIGKIVTSYPNLERKV, encoded by the coding sequence TGCCTAAAGAAATACCCATTCCTGGTCCGTGTGTCACCGGTATTGGAGACAATCTTGGTGAGCATCCAGATAAAAAGTTTGATCCTTCTCCAAAAGCAGATGATTTGCTTAAAGAATGGGAGTGTGGGACAAACGTAGGGCAAGATATTGAAACGCGCCCGTGTGGTTTTTCCTCTCGAGGTTGGGCAGCGATATTGGAAGATATTTTAAAAAAGTTGCCAAAAGTTGATGATAAGTCTCAAGAGCCATGTGAAGAGTGCGCAGAATCAGAAAAGGATGTAGATAAAGCTGTAGAAGATAGTGAGTCTAAAGAAGATAGTGAATTTAATGATGAACCATTACCTGAAACAGAAGAGCAGGTCGAGGCAGATTCGCAAGCCATTGTTAGTGATGAATTAATTATTGCCGATGAATCAAAGCTAACTGTAGATAGTGAAGATGTAGTCATTACTATTGATCTTGCTGCAATAGACCATGCAGAATCTAAACAATCATTTGTTCTTGATAAAGAACACGTCAAAACGTTATCTGAAGCAGATGCAGAGTTAAAAATTATTTTGGACAAAGTAAAACAGCACTGCAAGCAGAAACAGAATAATGTTTGTAAAGAACATGGTAAACGTTCCGCTGGTGGAAAACATGCATACAGGCCAAAAGAATTAGAAGAAGTTATTTTATCTCCAGAAGAAATTGAAAAATTAGTAAAAGTCTTTGATGGAACATTATCGCTTCCTATTGAAATTGGTGAAGGTGTACATATTTGGGTTGATTACGAACATATTTTTAATCCAGTCCTGAAAATAGGTTGCAAAGATAATGTAATTGCACCAGCGGGTTTTCATCATGATCATTTAGGAGAAATACAAAAAAGTGGCTTAATAGAAAGTATTGTTATTCAACGAGGCGAGCATGGAGTATACAAGATTAGATGGTCTTATGCTGGTGGTGAGACAAAAGATTCAACTCTTTTTCCTGATCATTGGACGCGAGCGCAGGTTATACAGAAAATAGAGGAAGCATTGCGCAATGTTGTTCACAAGAAACGTAAAGGGAAGAAATGGGAAATTATTGGTGAAACTAGTGAAGGTGTTAGTATCACGATAATAATAGAAATGTGCAAAACACAATCAGAGAAACTAATCGGTAAAATAGTTACAAGTTATCCAAATTTGGAGAGAAAGGTATGA
- a CDS encoding macro domain-containing protein, with amino-acid sequence MNTLSKSILPSLVITLCYFSSAYSILPFNTCPQTGEPNKSIISIAQGDITKQKDIDAIVNAANFKYLTHPGGIAAAVKKAAGPSWDAEWKQATTNPKFGDKKDQKRAILTSAHNLTGNNIKYILNAVGPQGTERDWQSKLKKTYTDALMVAHENNLTSIAFPAISTGIFAQDASGKTVITPEIAANTAVEATQEFLKAHPKTPLQKISFVVWDAAAFAAYTAALS; translated from the coding sequence ATGAATACCCTATCTAAATCAATCCTGCCATCCCTGGTAATCACATTATGTTACTTCTCGAGCGCTTACTCCATCTTGCCCTTCAATACATGTCCACAAACAGGCGAACCAAATAAATCAATCATTTCCATCGCCCAAGGGGATATCACCAAGCAAAAAGATATTGATGCTATTGTGAACGCAGCAAATTTCAAGTATCTCACCCATCCAGGCGGAATCGCCGCAGCAGTTAAAAAAGCTGCCGGCCCTTCTTGGGATGCAGAATGGAAGCAGGCGACCACTAATCCAAAATTTGGTGATAAAAAAGATCAAAAACGAGCAATTTTAACAAGCGCTCATAATTTAACGGGTAATAACATCAAATACATTCTTAACGCGGTAGGGCCACAAGGGACAGAGCGTGATTGGCAATCAAAACTCAAGAAAACATATACCGATGCATTAATGGTTGCACACGAAAACAATCTGACAAGCATCGCATTTCCTGCCATTAGTACCGGTATTTTTGCACAAGATGCCTCGGGTAAAACGGTTATTACTCCGGAAATTGCTGCAAACACTGCTGTGGAAGCTACACAAGAATTTTTAAAAGCTCATCCAAAAACTCCTTTACAAAAAATTAGCTTTGTTGTGTGGGATGCTGCGGCATTTGCTGCATATACGGCAGCGCTTTCGTAA
- a CDS encoding M48 family metalloprotease: MVFDKKNISSYCLLLVLLVGMSVPAHAGHREAPARGIYQLPEIFGTITDFFLSRGQMSEKHIRLFEEVAQQLQIEHRGIKLRNSGFLLRLFPVDLRFLFNYLSILSYRLEGYYGIRSHQSLNRVYLNEDWLNQMTDEQKRFVIAHSLTHHSQDHGFMREVVLWILSHIVNTLRASYVSKNQGRLISLAQMVCIMQLFQKLEHYSDEQAAELAYCPPVHLAAVVKSLYYPDAEDAPWYARLQMFAKKAICTITSLPIIKSFVAYRSMHDRAAHVSGVKDDLVLI; the protein is encoded by the coding sequence ATGGTGTTTGATAAAAAAAACATATCTTCTTATTGTTTATTGTTAGTGTTGCTGGTAGGAATGTCTGTGCCTGCGCATGCTGGGCATAGAGAGGCGCCAGCTCGTGGAATTTATCAGTTGCCAGAGATTTTTGGTACTATAACAGACTTTTTTCTGTCTCGTGGTCAGATGAGCGAGAAGCATATTAGATTATTTGAAGAGGTTGCGCAGCAGTTACAGATTGAACATCGGGGTATTAAGCTGAGGAATAGTGGATTTTTGCTTAGGTTATTTCCAGTAGATCTACGATTTTTATTCAATTATCTAAGCATATTATCTTATCGATTAGAGGGATATTATGGCATACGGTCACATCAGAGCTTGAATCGGGTGTATTTGAATGAAGATTGGTTGAATCAGATGACCGATGAGCAAAAAAGGTTTGTAATTGCTCATAGTTTAACGCATCATAGCCAAGATCATGGTTTTATGCGGGAAGTTGTTCTTTGGATATTGAGTCATATCGTGAATACTTTGCGAGCATCATATGTATCTAAAAATCAGGGGCGCCTCATTAGCCTTGCTCAGATGGTATGCATTATGCAATTATTTCAAAAGCTTGAGCATTATTCTGATGAGCAGGCAGCGGAGCTTGCATATTGCCCTCCAGTGCACCTTGCAGCAGTTGTAAAATCTCTCTATTATCCCGATGCTGAAGATGCTCCTTGGTATGCTCGCTTGCAGATGTTTGCAAAGAAGGCAATATGTACCATTACGTCGTTACCGATTATAAAATCATTTGTTGCGTACCGTTCTATGCATGATCGGGCCGCTCATGTAAGTGGGGTAAAGGATGATCTGGTGCTGATTTAG
- the rpmE gene encoding 50S ribosomal protein L31: MKKGIHPEMHDVTARCTSCGFSFATSSTSTELKGTLCSQCHPFFTGAHKFVDTAGRIDKFQQKYNKKK, from the coding sequence ATGAAAAAAGGTATTCACCCAGAAATGCATGATGTGACCGCTCGTTGTACGTCATGTGGGTTTTCATTCGCAACCAGTTCGACTTCTACAGAATTAAAAGGAACATTGTGTTCACAGTGCCATCCTTTTTTTACTGGTGCTCATAAATTTGTTGATACTGCTGGTAGAATTGATAAATTTCAGCAAAAATATAACAAGAAAAAATAA
- the prfA gene encoding peptide chain release factor 1 codes for MSINWDVLQARKQELLVRLSDLNIENKDRHELQKELSRLTNLLQKHEKIDDLERQLKEAQTQRTQSSDPEMTELFTQEIAEFRQSLEKHNQELEDILYPPSEHDNRSVFLEIRSGAGGKEASLFVADLLKMYMGYAQRKNWRATVDSSSTTDLGGFREVVLHIKGDNVYGHLKHESGVHRVQRVPATETAGRIHTSTATVAVLPEAEEVDVTIAPSDLRIDVFRASGAGGQHVNTTDSAVRITHIPTGVVVSCQDERSQHKNKAKAMKVLQSRILAAQVEQHEAAMSKERKELVGTGMRSEKVRTYNYPQNRVTDHQVEVTLKKLDMVMLGDFDEIIQALRAKDRESRKNKILVK; via the coding sequence ATGTCTATAAATTGGGACGTGCTACAAGCTCGAAAACAAGAGCTTTTAGTACGTCTTTCTGACCTTAATATAGAGAATAAAGATCGTCATGAATTGCAGAAAGAGCTATCGCGCTTAACGAACTTGCTGCAAAAACATGAAAAAATTGATGATCTTGAGCGGCAGCTTAAGGAAGCGCAAACTCAGCGTACGCAATCATCTGATCCTGAGATGACAGAGCTGTTTACTCAAGAAATCGCAGAGTTTCGGCAATCTTTAGAAAAACATAATCAAGAACTTGAAGATATTCTATATCCACCGAGTGAGCATGATAATCGTTCGGTGTTTTTAGAAATCCGGTCTGGTGCGGGAGGTAAAGAGGCATCGCTTTTTGTTGCTGATTTACTAAAAATGTATATGGGGTATGCGCAGCGTAAAAACTGGCGTGCTACCGTTGATAGTTCCAGCACAACAGATTTGGGTGGCTTTCGTGAAGTGGTCTTGCATATCAAGGGTGATAATGTGTATGGACACTTGAAGCACGAATCTGGAGTGCACCGTGTTCAACGAGTTCCTGCAACTGAAACTGCTGGGCGTATTCATACGTCTACTGCGACGGTAGCAGTGTTGCCAGAAGCGGAAGAGGTGGATGTTACTATTGCTCCTTCTGATTTGCGTATAGATGTGTTTCGAGCAAGTGGTGCCGGTGGTCAGCATGTTAATACCACTGATTCTGCGGTACGTATTACCCATATTCCTACCGGTGTGGTTGTTTCCTGTCAGGATGAGCGTTCGCAGCATAAAAATAAAGCGAAAGCGATGAAGGTGTTACAGTCTCGTATTCTTGCAGCGCAAGTTGAGCAGCATGAAGCAGCGATGAGTAAGGAGCGCAAGGAATTGGTTGGCACGGGCATGCGTTCTGAAAAAGTGCGTACCTACAATTATCCGCAAAATCGTGTTACTGATCACCAAGTTGAAGTGACCTTAAAAAAATTAGATATGGTTATGTTGGGTGATTTTGATGAGATCATCCAAGCCTTACGCGCAAAAGATCGCGAAAGTCGTAAAAATAAAATCCTCGTTAAGTAG
- a CDS encoding CTP synthase, translating to MTKYIVVAGGVISGVGKGVTTAALGKIIKENGYKTTLIKIDPYINCDAGTLRPTEHGEVWVTDDGGEIDQDLGTYERFLDQSIPKKNNITTGQIYKAVIDRERAGGYLGQTVQFVPHITNEVISRIKDAADGYDVAVIEIGGTVGDFENKPFFFAVKALERELGSDNVAYVLVCYLPVPAHIHEMKTKPALQAIRLLNEEGISPDFIVCRSQYAIDEIRKNKIETYAHIPSDHVIAAPDIDTIYQIPLDLERERVGAKMLKKLNLVSKRTPDWSAWQLRVDAIKNPAKRVRIGIVGKYLSTGDYSLTDSYLSIDQALIHAGAQLNVGIDVVWLDAQSVCIPHVTELQSDSSSAKSELQSLDGIIVPGGFGVAGVEGKIAVIQYAREHNIPYLGLCYGMQLAAVEFARNVCGLRDAHTTEVNAQTEHPIIDILPLQKKLIDDNAYGGTMRLGAYAAHVQPGSKVAALYRAARAIDMNDMVIERHRHRYEMNPAYVALLEQHGLRFSGRYLRADATQLMEFLELPDHPFFVATQAHPEFNSRFSNPNPLFYGFVKAAIVSKQE from the coding sequence ATGACAAAATATATAGTTGTTGCTGGTGGTGTGATATCTGGCGTTGGTAAAGGGGTTACTACTGCCGCGTTAGGTAAAATCATTAAAGAAAATGGGTATAAAACAACGCTCATTAAGATTGATCCATATATAAATTGTGATGCAGGTACGCTGCGGCCGACCGAGCATGGTGAGGTATGGGTTACTGATGATGGTGGGGAGATCGATCAAGATTTAGGAACGTATGAACGTTTTTTAGATCAATCTATTCCTAAAAAAAATAATATTACGACTGGGCAGATTTATAAAGCGGTTATTGACCGTGAACGTGCCGGTGGATATCTTGGCCAGACGGTGCAGTTTGTTCCCCATATAACGAATGAAGTTATTAGTCGGATTAAGGATGCTGCAGATGGGTATGATGTTGCAGTGATAGAGATTGGGGGAACTGTTGGGGATTTTGAAAATAAGCCATTTTTCTTTGCAGTCAAAGCGTTAGAGCGTGAGCTTGGTTCTGATAATGTTGCATACGTTCTTGTCTGTTATTTGCCGGTTCCTGCACATATTCATGAGATGAAGACAAAGCCGGCGTTGCAAGCCATTAGACTGCTAAATGAAGAGGGTATATCTCCAGATTTTATTGTCTGTCGATCGCAGTACGCAATTGATGAGATAAGAAAAAATAAAATAGAAACATATGCACATATTCCATCTGATCACGTGATTGCCGCTCCCGATATTGATACGATTTATCAAATCCCGCTTGATTTAGAGCGAGAGAGGGTAGGGGCAAAAATGCTTAAGAAATTAAACCTTGTATCAAAACGTACGCCGGATTGGTCTGCGTGGCAGTTGCGTGTTGACGCAATTAAAAATCCTGCAAAACGTGTGCGCATCGGTATTGTTGGCAAATATTTATCTACCGGTGATTATAGTCTAACCGATAGTTATTTGAGTATAGATCAAGCGTTAATACATGCGGGTGCGCAGTTGAATGTGGGAATTGATGTGGTATGGCTTGATGCGCAATCCGTCTGCATTCCTCATGTGACGGAACTACAAAGCGATTCTTCATCTGCAAAATCTGAGCTACAATCTCTCGATGGCATTATTGTTCCGGGCGGATTTGGCGTAGCAGGGGTTGAAGGAAAAATTGCGGTCATTCAATATGCGCGTGAGCATAATATTCCATACCTTGGATTGTGTTATGGCATGCAATTGGCAGCGGTTGAATTTGCGCGTAATGTGTGCGGTTTGCGTGATGCGCATACCACGGAAGTGAATGCACAGACAGAACATCCAATCATCGATATACTGCCGTTACAAAAAAAGTTGATTGATGATAATGCCTATGGAGGAACTATGCGATTAGGCGCATATGCTGCTCACGTGCAACCAGGAAGTAAAGTGGCTGCATTATATCGAGCTGCACGAGCTATTGATATGAATGATATGGTGATAGAAAGACATCGCCATCGCTATGAAATGAATCCGGCATATGTTGCACTGTTAGAGCAGCATGGCTTACGATTTTCGGGACGATATCTACGTGCGGATGCTACGCAGTTGATGGAGTTTTTAGAGCTGCCAGATCATCCTTTCTTTGTTGCAACGCAGGCGCATCCTGAATTTAATAGCAGATTTAGTAATCCTAACCCATTATTTTATGGATTTGTGAAGGCCGCGATTGTATCTAAGCAGGAGTGA